Sequence from the Candidatus Dormiibacterota bacterium genome:
GTCGGTCGCGGTGTCGATGCCGCTGTGGATGAAGATCGAGGCGATCCCGATCCTGCCCAGCCGGCGCACCCGCGTGGGGCCGCCGTCCTTCTCGCGCATGGGATTCCTCCGTGGTGGGGTGGGGGCGAGGGTAGCCCGTCCGCACCGGGCTGGGGGAGCGCCGGAGCCGGCCTGGCCCGGTGCTACGCTCGGGCGGTGGCACTGGCGCTCGTCCTCATCCTCGCGGGCACGGTGCTCTGGCTGCTCGCCGTCGTCGGGCTGATCCGCGATCGCCGGTCGGCGCTGTGGAACCGGGTGGTGGTGGGGCTGCTGCTGGTCGCGCTTCCCCCCGCAGCGGCGGTGTACTGGTTCCGCCACTGACCCACCGCGGTGCCGGTCGGGGGGCCGAACCGGGCTGGGGTAAGATCCGGGCATGGCCGAGGAGCAGTCACCGGACGGAGCTCCGCTCGAGGCCCATCGCACCGAGACGGTGGACCGCTACCTCGAGTGCGTCTACTACATCGCCCACGAGGGTGAGACCGTCCGTCCCAGCCGGCTCGCCGACTGGCTCGGGGTCAGCGCTCCGACGGTGAGCGTCAACCTGCAGCGGCTCGAGCGCGACGGCTGGGTGGGCATCGCCCGCGACCGCAGCGTCGCGCTGACCCCCCGCGGCGAGGAGGTCGCGGCGCGGATCGTCCGCCGTCACCGCCTCCTGGAGCGCTGGCTGACCGACGTGCTCGGGCTCGACTGGGCGACCGCCGACCGCGAGGCGGGCCGGCTCGCCCACGGGTTCTCCGATCTCGTCCTCGAACGGCTGGACGGCCACCTCGGCGAGCCGGTCACCTGTCCCCACGGGAACACCATCCCGGGCCGTGCCGCGCGGACCCACGAGCTGGTCGCGCTCGCCGACCTCGAGCCCCACACCCCGGCGCGCATCGCGCGGATCTCGGAGGTGGCCGAGCACGAGGCCCCCGAGCTGCTCCGCCTGCTCGACACCCACGGCCTCGTCCCGGGCGCCGAGGTCGAGATCGAGGAGATGGAGGGCGGCGCCGGCGCGCTGGCGGTCAGCGTCGGCGGCCACCGCGTCGCCCTGGGGACGTCGAAGGCCCGCGCCATCTGGGTCGAGGTCGCCGAGCCGGCCATCTAGCTGGCGCTTCGGGTCGGGGGTTTCGGGGCGTCGGAGCTCGTCAGTGGTGGTGGCCCTGGCGGCCGAGGGTCTCGACGGGGGTCGCGCCGGGGCGGGTCCACTGCGGCACGGGGCGGCTGGTCGGGCCCC
This genomic interval carries:
- a CDS encoding metal-dependent transcriptional regulator, yielding MAEEQSPDGAPLEAHRTETVDRYLECVYYIAHEGETVRPSRLADWLGVSAPTVSVNLQRLERDGWVGIARDRSVALTPRGEEVAARIVRRHRLLERWLTDVLGLDWATADREAGRLAHGFSDLVLERLDGHLGEPVTCPHGNTIPGRAARTHELVALADLEPHTPARIARISEVAEHEAPELLRLLDTHGLVPGAEVEIEEMEGGAGALAVSVGGHRVALGTSKARAIWVEVAEPAI